A window of the Nitrosococcus wardiae genome harbors these coding sequences:
- the rlmH gene encoding 23S rRNA (pseudouridine(1915)-N(3))-methyltransferase RlmH produces the protein MNIYVVTVGQRLPSWIGEGYRDYARRLPQQCSLHLVEVATARRGKSGNPAQWQQDECRRLLAAIPANSQVIACDEHGEPWTTEEVAKYLQTWMNEGRDVALLVGGPDGLAPLCLERATRKWALSALTLPHGLVRVILAEQIYRAFSLLNHHPYHRAS, from the coding sequence ATGAATATCTATGTAGTTACTGTGGGGCAACGTCTGCCAAGCTGGATTGGAGAAGGCTACCGGGATTATGCTCGGCGCCTGCCTCAACAATGCTCTCTTCATTTGGTGGAAGTGGCCACTGCCCGGCGTGGCAAGAGTGGGAATCCTGCTCAGTGGCAACAAGATGAATGCCGTCGCCTATTAGCCGCCATCCCGGCAAATAGTCAGGTGATCGCTTGTGATGAACACGGAGAACCCTGGACCACTGAAGAGGTAGCCAAATACTTACAGACATGGATGAATGAAGGCCGGGACGTCGCATTATTAGTGGGCGGGCCAGATGGCTTAGCCCCCTTGTGCTTAGAGCGGGCTACGCGCAAGTGGGCCCTGTCTGCGCTTACCCTCCCTCATGGTTTAGTGCGCGTGATCTTAGCAGAACAGATCTATCGTGCTTTCAGTCTTCTTAACCACCATCCCTACCATCGAGCTAGCTAA
- the rsfS gene encoding ribosome silencing factor, translated as MSAVELKELVVTALEALKGRDIQVLDVRDLTDVVDYMVVASGASNRQVKALANEVVERCKAAGYRPLGVEGELHGEWVLVDMGDVVAHIMLPQVRAFYNLEKLWNVSPSPGVKEQQ; from the coding sequence ATGTCAGCAGTGGAGCTCAAAGAATTAGTGGTGACGGCCCTAGAAGCCTTAAAGGGCCGTGATATTCAGGTTTTAGATGTGCGAGATCTCACCGATGTGGTTGATTATATGGTGGTGGCTAGTGGGGCCTCCAATCGTCAAGTCAAGGCGTTAGCCAATGAAGTCGTTGAAAGATGTAAGGCAGCAGGGTATCGCCCCTTGGGCGTGGAGGGCGAGTTGCACGGAGAATGGGTGTTAGTGGATATGGGGGATGTCGTTGCCCATATTATGCTCCCCCAGGTGCGCGCTTTTTATAATCTGGAAAAACTCTGGAATGTCTCCCCTTCCCCTGGAGTTAAAGAACAACAATAA
- the nadD gene encoding nicotinate-nucleotide adenylyltransferase: MILPKTFAAKPPHPTAAIGIFGGTFDPVHFGHLRPALELLEQLPLTEIRFIPCRHPPHRQAPMASPGQRLAMLELAIAEEPRFTVDDRELARSGPSYMVDTLASLRAEQGNGPLCLILGTDAFRGLPQWHRWAELMELAHLLVMKRPGEPLPQEGELKHFLESRCIYDPAQLAQQPRGLIFPLEVTQLAISATRIRSLIGAGRSARYLLPDAVWDDIRKKRLYSAPLFMPEQ, from the coding sequence GTGATTCTGCCTAAAACTTTTGCTGCTAAACCTCCTCACCCTACGGCCGCCATAGGCATCTTCGGCGGGACCTTTGACCCCGTTCATTTTGGTCACCTGCGCCCTGCTCTGGAATTGCTTGAGCAACTTCCTTTGACCGAGATACGGTTTATTCCTTGCCGTCATCCCCCTCACCGTCAAGCGCCGATGGCCAGTCCGGGGCAACGTTTAGCGATGCTCGAGCTTGCGATTGCTGAAGAGCCGAGATTTACCGTTGATGATCGGGAGCTTGCCCGATCCGGTCCCTCTTATATGGTGGATACCCTGGCCTCACTACGGGCGGAGCAGGGGAATGGGCCCTTATGTTTGATATTAGGGACGGACGCTTTTCGAGGACTGCCTCAATGGCACCGTTGGGCAGAGCTTATGGAATTGGCCCATCTTTTGGTGATGAAACGCCCGGGTGAGCCCCTTCCTCAAGAGGGTGAACTTAAGCATTTTCTAGAATCGCGCTGTATCTATGATCCAGCCCAACTGGCGCAACAACCTCGAGGGTTAATTTTCCCTCTGGAAGTCACTCAGTTGGCGATATCTGCCACCCGCATTCGGAGTTTGATTGGGGCTGGACGGAGCGCCCGCTACCTTCTTCCTGACGCTGTTTGGGATGATATTCGAAAGAAGCGCTTGTATTCTGCCCCCCTTTTTATGCCGGAGCAATAG
- a CDS encoding glutamate-5-semialdehyde dehydrogenase, with product MDIKDYMQNLGRRAREVSRILARASTADKNRALERAASILEAEGQTLDEANRKDLAAGRNKGLDDALLDRLTLTEARIKAMAEGLCQIASLPDPVGAISDLNYRPSGIQVGRMRVPLGVIGIIYESRPNVTADAAGLCLKSGNAVILRGGSEALHSNQAIARCIHQGLEQAGLPQEAVQVVETTDRSAVSELITQEAYVDVIVPRGGKGLIERISREAKLPVIKHLDGVCHVYIDGRADLDKAVAIAVNAKCQRYGVCNAMETLLVARGIAPKVLPILGEHYRTAEVELRGCSETQGLLPQVKPATEEDWYTEYLAPILAIRVVAGLDEAIEHITHYGSHHTETIVTEDFTQARRFLSEVNSSSVMVNASTRFADGFEYGLGAEIGISTDKLHARGPVGLEGLTSQKWIVFGNGHIRE from the coding sequence ATGGACATCAAAGATTACATGCAGAACCTAGGTCGCCGCGCCCGTGAGGTAAGCCGGATTTTGGCCCGGGCTAGCACGGCAGACAAAAATCGGGCCCTGGAGAGAGCGGCTTCTATTCTTGAGGCGGAAGGGCAAACTTTGGATGAAGCCAATCGTAAGGACTTGGCCGCAGGTCGGAATAAAGGGCTAGACGATGCTTTGCTGGATCGGCTGACGCTGACAGAGGCAAGAATTAAGGCGATGGCCGAGGGATTGTGCCAGATTGCCTCTCTGCCTGATCCGGTGGGTGCGATTAGCGACCTCAACTACCGGCCTTCGGGTATCCAGGTAGGGCGGATGCGGGTTCCCCTTGGAGTAATTGGCATCATCTATGAATCCCGACCCAATGTTACCGCTGATGCTGCCGGTCTATGCTTAAAGTCGGGGAATGCGGTTATCCTTCGGGGGGGGTCCGAGGCACTCCATTCTAATCAAGCCATTGCCCGTTGTATCCACCAGGGGCTGGAACAGGCGGGATTACCGCAGGAGGCAGTGCAAGTGGTCGAAACCACCGACCGCTCGGCCGTCAGTGAGCTGATTACTCAGGAAGCCTATGTGGATGTGATTGTCCCGCGGGGAGGTAAGGGCCTGATTGAACGTATTAGCCGGGAAGCAAAGCTACCTGTCATTAAGCACCTGGATGGGGTCTGTCATGTCTATATTGACGGCAGAGCCGATCTGGACAAGGCGGTGGCTATTGCGGTGAACGCAAAATGCCAGCGCTATGGGGTCTGCAATGCCATGGAAACTTTATTGGTTGCCCGTGGGATTGCTCCCAAGGTGCTGCCGATTTTAGGGGAACATTACCGAACCGCCGAGGTGGAACTGCGGGGCTGCTCGGAAACCCAAGGCCTATTGCCCCAGGTCAAGCCTGCCACAGAGGAAGACTGGTACACTGAGTATTTGGCCCCAATTCTTGCTATCCGGGTGGTGGCTGGACTGGATGAGGCGATTGAGCATATTACCCATTATGGTTCCCATCATACTGAAACCATTGTGACTGAGGATTTTACTCAAGCGCGACGTTTTCTCTCCGAAGTGAATTCTAGCTCGGTGATGGTGAATGCATCGACCCGCTTTGCTGACGGTTTCGAATATGGTCTGGGTGCTGAAATTGGGATTTCCACCGATAAGCTTCATGCCCGTGGGCCGGTAGGTCTGGAGGGGTTAACTTCACAGAAGTGGATCGTATTCGGGAACGGCCATATCAGGGAATAA
- the holA gene encoding DNA polymerase III subunit delta encodes MRVKLEQLAVHLERELAPVYLLFGDEPLLIEESADLIRSQARSQGFNEREVMHIDRGFDWGQLQLVTASLSLFASRRFIELRLSGGGLGEAGGKALQAYGKDPSRDTLVLIISDKLERRHQRSSWFSVLEQVGVVVQVFKIESSSLPRWIERRMQSKNLHPTPEAVTALVERLEGNLLACAQEIDKLTLLYSEGTIDVHGVEEVVADNARYDAFRLVESALAGDVVQILRIWRGLRAEGVEPTVVLGALAWELRRLVGVASACAQGTPVDQALREQRVWERRKALSKQALSRHSAHRWQVFLQQLGDIDRMIKGAAKGRPWEAILQLCVAIAGVELFPPRQGSLGYELGRA; translated from the coding sequence ATGAGAGTTAAGTTAGAACAGCTTGCTGTCCACCTGGAGCGTGAACTTGCTCCCGTTTACCTGCTCTTCGGCGATGAACCGCTGCTAATAGAAGAATCGGCCGATCTGATTCGTTCCCAAGCCCGCTCTCAAGGCTTTAATGAGCGGGAGGTGATGCATATTGACCGTGGGTTTGACTGGGGACAATTGCAATTGGTCACCGCGAGTCTTTCTTTGTTCGCCTCCCGCCGTTTTATTGAGTTGCGCCTGTCGGGAGGGGGGCTTGGGGAAGCTGGGGGTAAAGCATTACAAGCTTATGGGAAAGACCCAAGCCGGGACACCCTTGTGCTGATAATTAGTGATAAATTGGAGCGCCGACACCAGAGGAGTTCATGGTTTTCTGTGCTTGAGCAAGTGGGGGTTGTGGTCCAAGTATTTAAAATCGAGTCCTCCTCGCTGCCCCGGTGGATTGAGCGTCGGATGCAGAGCAAAAACCTGCATCCTACCCCGGAGGCTGTCACTGCGTTGGTGGAGCGTTTGGAGGGCAATTTGCTTGCCTGTGCCCAAGAGATTGATAAGTTGACCTTGTTGTACTCGGAAGGAACGATTGATGTCCATGGGGTAGAAGAGGTCGTTGCCGATAATGCCCGTTATGATGCTTTTCGCCTCGTGGAGAGTGCCTTGGCGGGCGATGTGGTCCAGATACTACGGATCTGGCGTGGGCTGCGTGCCGAAGGTGTGGAACCCACTGTGGTTTTGGGGGCCTTGGCCTGGGAACTGCGGCGGTTGGTTGGTGTCGCTAGTGCTTGTGCTCAGGGAACCCCGGTAGATCAGGCCTTGAGAGAACAGCGAGTATGGGAGCGACGTAAGGCCCTGAGCAAACAAGCCTTGTCCCGCCATTCAGCGCATCGTTGGCAGGTTTTTCTGCAGCAGCTGGGCGACATCGATCGGATGATTAAGGGTGCGGCAAAGGGTCGTCCTTGGGAGGCAATCCTGCAATTATGTGTCGCTATTGCGGGGGTTGAACTCTTTCCTCCGCGCCAGGGAAGTTTGGGCTATGAGCTAGGCAGGGCATAA
- the lptE gene encoding LPS assembly lipoprotein LptE, whose protein sequence is MVRQWLGRASLFLLLLLAGCGFHLRGDTQLSPLLERTYLQGVVPYSDLGVGLKRSLEAYGVTVTAVPAEASAILSVTYNQLQRQVLSVGTTGKVQEYALKYILQFQVTNPQGEILLPSQQLELMREYQFDERSVLSAGEQEALLREVLQEEMVQQILWRLEALPPTLNG, encoded by the coding sequence ATGGTTAGGCAATGGCTAGGAAGAGCATCTTTATTCTTGCTGTTGTTGCTAGCAGGTTGTGGTTTTCATCTGCGTGGTGATACCCAACTTTCACCTTTATTGGAACGCACCTATCTGCAAGGGGTTGTGCCTTACAGTGATTTGGGGGTCGGCCTTAAGCGTAGCCTTGAGGCTTATGGGGTTACCGTAACCGCAGTACCCGCAGAAGCCAGCGCCATATTAAGCGTGACCTACAACCAATTGCAGCGGCAAGTGCTTTCTGTGGGGACAACGGGTAAGGTGCAAGAATATGCGCTTAAATATATATTGCAGTTTCAAGTCACCAATCCTCAGGGAGAAATATTGCTACCGTCCCAGCAGCTGGAGTTGATGCGGGAGTATCAGTTTGACGAGCGCAGTGTGCTTTCAGCCGGAGAGCAAGAAGCGCTGTTGCGCGAGGTCCTGCAAGAAGAAATGGTACAGCAGATTCTCTGGCGTTTAGAGGCATTACCGCCCACTCTAAATGGATGA
- the leuS gene encoding leucine--tRNA ligase — protein sequence MEEHYQATQIEAEAQAYWEQHQSFRVSEDSTREKFYCLSMFPYPSGRLHMGHVRNYTIGDVIARYQRMGGKNVLQPMGWDAFGLPAENAAMQNRVPPDQWTYQNIDYMRGQLKRLGFAYDWSRELATCHPTYYHWEQWLFTKLFDKGLVYKKTSLVNWDPVDQTVLANEQVVDGRGWRSGAVVERREIPQWFLKITAYAEELLTGLDQLSGWPEQVRTMQRNWIGRSEGVEVQFQVEGKEPLLVFTTRPDTLMGVTFISVAAEHPLAREAAKTNPVLAAFIEECQHTVTSEAVLETLEKKGMDTGFKGIHPITGETVPIWVANFVLMSYGTGAVMAVPAHDQRDYEFAQVYGLPIQQVIAPKDDQSDCHLEQAAFVEKGVLINSGQFTGLDFDQAFAAIAQQLENQSKGQRVVNYRLRDWGVSRQRYWGTPIPVINCPSCGAVPVPEKDLPVVLPEGVCFDGVRSPLKQMPEFYQTACPQCSGKAERETDTFDTFFESSWYYARYCCPDNDAAMVDERGHYWLPVDQYIGGIEHAVLHLLYARFFHKLMRDMGLVRGDEPFTHLLTQGMVLKDGAKMSKSKGNTVDPQALIEQYGADTARLFIMFAAPPEQSLEWSESGVEGAHRFLKRLWRMVATHVAQEQGSVPALEAKVLNAEQKLLRTKVHETIAKASDDIGRRYTFNTAIAAIMELMNALAKFDDNTPQGQAVRQETLEVVVLLLSPITPHICHRLWRELGHEGAVINAPWPEADPAALVKETVDLVVQVNGKRRGQITIAAETSREVIEAQAQSEPNVQRFIEGKTVRKVIIVPDRLVNLVVR from the coding sequence ATGGAAGAACATTACCAAGCTACTCAGATTGAAGCCGAGGCTCAGGCCTATTGGGAACAACACCAAAGCTTTCGTGTTAGTGAAGACTCGACCCGGGAGAAATTCTACTGTTTGTCCATGTTTCCCTACCCTAGCGGGCGACTACACATGGGGCATGTACGGAATTACACCATTGGGGATGTCATCGCCCGGTATCAGCGTATGGGAGGTAAAAACGTGCTCCAGCCCATGGGTTGGGATGCCTTTGGTTTACCTGCTGAGAACGCGGCTATGCAAAACCGGGTGCCACCGGATCAATGGACCTATCAAAACATTGATTACATGCGGGGACAATTGAAGCGGTTAGGGTTTGCCTATGACTGGTCCCGGGAATTAGCCACTTGCCACCCCACTTATTACCATTGGGAACAATGGTTGTTTACGAAATTATTCGACAAGGGGTTGGTTTATAAAAAAACATCTCTGGTTAACTGGGACCCCGTCGATCAGACTGTTTTAGCCAATGAGCAAGTCGTTGATGGCCGGGGTTGGCGTTCGGGTGCAGTTGTAGAACGGCGTGAAATACCCCAATGGTTTTTGAAGATCACGGCCTACGCGGAGGAATTGCTTACCGGTTTGGATCAACTTAGCGGCTGGCCGGAGCAGGTCCGCACCATGCAGCGCAATTGGATTGGTCGCTCTGAAGGGGTTGAAGTGCAGTTCCAGGTGGAGGGAAAGGAGCCCTTGTTGGTCTTCACCACCCGCCCCGATACTTTGATGGGGGTCACTTTTATCTCGGTGGCAGCAGAACATCCTCTAGCCCGGGAAGCGGCGAAAACCAACCCCGTATTGGCGGCTTTCATCGAAGAGTGCCAGCATACGGTAACTTCAGAGGCGGTTCTAGAAACCTTGGAGAAAAAGGGGATGGATACCGGCTTTAAAGGAATTCATCCTATTACGGGGGAAACGGTACCTATCTGGGTCGCCAATTTTGTTCTCATGAGTTATGGCACCGGGGCAGTAATGGCCGTCCCAGCCCATGACCAACGTGATTACGAGTTTGCCCAGGTGTATGGGCTGCCTATTCAACAGGTGATTGCCCCCAAGGATGATCAGAGTGACTGTCATTTAGAGCAGGCGGCTTTTGTAGAAAAAGGGGTATTAATAAACTCGGGCCAATTTACTGGCCTTGATTTTGACCAGGCCTTTGCAGCCATTGCCCAACAATTGGAAAATCAGAGCAAGGGACAACGGGTAGTGAATTACCGGCTGCGGGATTGGGGCGTGTCACGCCAGCGTTACTGGGGTACCCCTATCCCAGTAATCAATTGTCCCTCCTGTGGTGCGGTACCCGTACCCGAGAAAGATCTGCCGGTGGTACTGCCCGAGGGAGTTTGCTTTGATGGAGTCCGTTCACCCCTTAAGCAGATGCCTGAGTTTTACCAGACCGCTTGTCCCCAGTGTAGTGGCAAAGCTGAGCGGGAAACGGATACTTTTGATACTTTTTTTGAATCTTCCTGGTATTATGCCCGCTACTGTTGCCCAGATAATGATGCTGCCATGGTAGATGAGCGAGGGCATTATTGGCTTCCGGTGGATCAATATATTGGCGGCATTGAACATGCGGTATTGCATCTGCTCTATGCGCGCTTTTTCCATAAGCTGATGCGGGATATGGGTTTGGTGCGGGGCGATGAACCTTTCACCCATCTATTAACTCAAGGGATGGTGCTCAAAGACGGCGCTAAGATGTCCAAGTCCAAGGGCAATACGGTGGATCCTCAAGCGCTTATTGAACAATATGGGGCGGATACCGCACGCTTGTTTATCATGTTTGCCGCGCCACCAGAGCAGTCGTTGGAGTGGTCCGAGAGTGGCGTGGAAGGCGCGCACCGATTTCTCAAACGCCTCTGGCGGATGGTGGCCACTCATGTCGCCCAGGAGCAGGGTTCAGTCCCTGCGCTGGAGGCTAAGGTTCTGAACGCTGAACAAAAACTTCTCCGGACCAAGGTCCACGAAACCATTGCTAAGGCCAGTGATGATATCGGTCGGCGCTATACCTTTAATACCGCAATTGCGGCGATCATGGAATTGATGAATGCCCTGGCAAAGTTTGATGACAATACCCCTCAGGGACAAGCGGTACGCCAGGAGACCCTAGAGGTTGTGGTGCTGTTGCTTTCGCCGATTACTCCCCATATTTGCCACCGGCTGTGGCGGGAACTGGGACATGAGGGGGCCGTGATCAATGCCCCATGGCCGGAAGCTGATCCCGCAGCCCTGGTTAAGGAGACTGTTGATTTAGTCGTCCAGGTCAACGGCAAGCGGCGTGGGCAAATTACGATAGCGGCAGAGACGTCACGGGAGGTGATTGAAGCCCAAGCCCAAAGTGAGCCGAATGTGCAGCGGTTTATTGAAGGGAAGACGGTACGCAAAGTGATTATCGTTCCTGATCGCCTTGTCAACCTGGTCGTCAGGTAA
- the ilvA gene encoding threonine ammonia-lyase, biosynthetic gives MLYSYLERILKARVYEVARETPLEPMRRLSLRLKNAVLLKREDLQPVFSFKLRGAHNKLAHLSEEARLRGVIAASAGNHAQGVALSARKLGISARIVMPRTTPPIKIEAVRDLGTEIDLVGDTYDEACQYALALAKGEGRTFIHPYDDPEVIAGQGTIAMEILRQHPDPLQALFVPVGGGGLIAGVAAYVKALSPEIRIIGVEPDDAPSLYQALQAKERVVLDHVGIFADGAAVRQIGKEPYRIARETVDEVILVDSDAICAAIMDIFEDTRSIAEPAGALAVAGLKRYVEREGLRGQRLVAIDSGANINFDRLRHVAERAELGERREALFCVTIPEQRGSFLEFCKAIGKRGITEFNYRYADSNEAHVFVGVQMCDGGQAKDQLLQELRAKRYVVLDMTDNEMAKLHIRYMVGGRVPKLEDEVLYRFEFPERPGALLRFLTCMGSRWNISLFHYRNHGAAYGRILVGIQVPAAEKMEFQTFLNELAYDYQEESDNPAYRLFLGPSTTG, from the coding sequence ATGCTGTACAGTTACCTAGAACGTATTCTCAAGGCCCGTGTTTATGAGGTTGCAAGGGAGACGCCGCTGGAGCCCATGCGGCGCCTTTCCCTGCGATTAAAAAATGCGGTGTTGTTGAAGCGGGAAGATCTCCAGCCGGTTTTTTCCTTTAAACTACGGGGTGCCCATAATAAGCTTGCTCACCTGTCAGAAGAGGCACGCCTGCGAGGGGTGATTGCCGCTTCGGCGGGGAATCACGCCCAGGGGGTTGCCCTTTCCGCCCGCAAACTAGGGATTAGCGCTCGGATTGTGATGCCTCGGACGACGCCGCCCATTAAGATTGAAGCCGTGCGTGATCTGGGGACTGAGATCGACCTGGTGGGGGATACTTATGATGAAGCCTGCCAATACGCACTGGCTTTGGCTAAAGGCGAGGGGCGTACCTTTATTCATCCCTATGACGATCCTGAGGTCATTGCGGGACAGGGGACTATCGCGATGGAGATTTTGCGTCAACACCCGGATCCATTGCAAGCCCTATTTGTGCCCGTCGGTGGTGGGGGGCTTATTGCCGGGGTGGCCGCTTATGTCAAAGCCCTCTCACCTGAAATCCGAATTATCGGGGTGGAGCCTGATGATGCCCCCAGTCTTTATCAGGCACTACAAGCAAAAGAGCGGGTCGTGCTTGACCATGTGGGCATTTTTGCCGATGGTGCCGCTGTTCGCCAGATAGGGAAGGAGCCCTATCGTATCGCACGGGAGACGGTGGATGAGGTGATTCTGGTCGATAGCGATGCCATTTGTGCCGCTATTATGGATATTTTCGAAGACACCCGCTCTATCGCGGAACCGGCGGGTGCCCTTGCGGTGGCGGGGTTAAAGCGGTATGTGGAGCGAGAAGGGCTACGGGGTCAGCGTTTGGTGGCGATTGACAGCGGGGCCAATATCAATTTCGATCGTCTGCGCCATGTCGCCGAACGGGCTGAATTAGGGGAACGGCGGGAAGCTTTATTTTGCGTCACCATTCCCGAGCAGCGGGGCAGTTTCCTTGAGTTTTGTAAGGCGATTGGTAAACGGGGAATCACCGAGTTTAATTATCGTTATGCTGATTCCAATGAGGCCCATGTGTTTGTAGGGGTCCAGATGTGTGACGGCGGCCAGGCTAAGGATCAGTTACTGCAGGAACTTCGCGCTAAGCGCTATGTTGTGCTCGATATGACGGACAATGAAATGGCTAAGCTCCATATCCGCTATATGGTCGGTGGGCGGGTGCCAAAGCTGGAGGATGAGGTATTGTACCGGTTCGAGTTCCCTGAACGTCCGGGTGCGCTGTTGCGTTTTTTAACCTGCATGGGTAGTCGCTGGAATATCAGCTTGTTCCATTATCGTAACCATGGTGCAGCTTATGGCCGAATATTGGTCGGCATTCAAGTGCCTGCGGCTGAAAAAATGGAGTTTCAGACTTTTTTAAATGAGCTTGCCTACGATTACCAAGAGGAAAGTGATAATCCGGCTTATCGGTTATTTCTTGGTCCATCGACCACCGGATAA
- the rpiA gene encoding ribose-5-phosphate isomerase RpiA, whose translation MSPNEMKKLAAKAALEYVEPGAVIGIGTGSTVNHFIDLLGTIKGKIDGTISSSETSTERLKALNIPVYDLNAVGEIPLYVDGTDESNHYLQLIKGGGGALTREKIIAAASRKFVCIADQSKLVDVLGEFPLPVEVIPMARSHVARQIVRLGGEPVYREGFVTDNGNQILDVHGLSIMEPAKLEGQLNNIPGVVTNGLFAIDPADVLILGTPEGANTVYSK comes from the coding sequence ATGAGTCCCAATGAAATGAAAAAGCTAGCGGCCAAAGCCGCCCTTGAGTATGTAGAACCTGGCGCTGTTATCGGTATTGGCACTGGCTCTACAGTCAATCACTTTATTGACCTGCTGGGGACGATCAAAGGCAAGATCGATGGCACTATCTCCAGTTCTGAAACTTCCACTGAGCGGCTTAAAGCCCTCAACATTCCCGTTTATGACTTAAATGCGGTAGGAGAAATTCCCCTTTATGTGGATGGTACCGATGAATCCAATCATTACCTGCAACTTATCAAAGGAGGAGGGGGGGCCCTCACCCGGGAGAAAATCATTGCCGCTGCCAGTAGAAAGTTTGTCTGCATTGCAGACCAGTCAAAGTTGGTTGACGTATTGGGCGAGTTTCCTCTTCCGGTGGAAGTTATCCCTATGGCGCGAAGCCATGTCGCGCGGCAAATTGTCAGACTGGGTGGAGAACCCGTTTATCGGGAAGGTTTTGTCACTGATAACGGCAACCAGATTCTAGATGTTCACGGGCTTTCAATCATGGAGCCCGCAAAACTGGAAGGGCAACTCAATAATATTCCAGGCGTTGTCACCAATGGCCTTTTCGCCATAGACCCGGCGGACGTGCTTATCCTAGGCACCCCAGAGGGCGCTAACACCGTTTACTCCAAATGA
- a CDS encoding PilZ domain-containing protein produces MVEKRKSERLPVAVEVQVEWAPSTAGPLIFKTRDLSDSGILLHIDGQAIPPVGQVVTIRLKDLLADGETPPLLKAEVVRQDNQSLGLKFLN; encoded by the coding sequence ATGGTTGAAAAGCGAAAATCAGAACGCCTGCCGGTTGCAGTAGAGGTCCAGGTTGAATGGGCACCTTCCACGGCAGGTCCGCTCATATTTAAAACACGCGATCTGAGCGATAGCGGGATTCTGCTCCATATTGATGGCCAGGCTATCCCACCGGTGGGGCAGGTGGTGACTATACGACTCAAAGATCTTCTCGCCGATGGTGAAACCCCGCCCCTACTCAAGGCGGAAGTCGTTCGCCAAGATAACCAAAGTCTCGGCCTCAAGTTTCTTAATTAG
- a CDS encoding lipoprotein-releasing ABC transporter permease subunit encodes MFKPLPFYIGLRYTRAKRRNHFISFISLTSMLGVALGVAALITVLSVMNGFEKELRTRILGMVSHIIVTGPDGTLENWQALKAQLEKDSRVVGIAPFVEGQGMLTYRSQVRGTLVRGILPRQEDQVADIRSKMVVGSLDVLRPGSFQIVLGMDLARALGVFVGDKITLVTPHATTTPAGIIPRLKRLTVAGIFQVGMYEYDSALAVTNLEDAAVLFRIPGKISGLRLKLDNLFNAPYVARELQEALPGDYRTADWTYQHANFFRALKTEKTVMFVILFLIVAVAAFNIVSTLVMVVTDKQADIAILRTLGATPGSIMGIFMVQGTAIGFIGTLLGMVGGVALAFNVETVVPQIEALFGVQFLPADVYYISELPSELNWSDVITICSTAFLLCILVTLYPAWRAARTQPAEALRYE; translated from the coding sequence ATGTTTAAACCCCTACCCTTTTATATCGGCCTGCGTTATACACGGGCTAAACGGCGTAACCATTTCATTTCATTTATTTCCCTGACCTCTATGCTTGGCGTCGCCCTAGGGGTAGCGGCTTTAATTACCGTACTCTCGGTGATGAATGGCTTTGAGAAAGAACTGCGCACCCGCATCTTGGGAATGGTCTCCCATATCATTGTCACCGGCCCCGATGGAACTCTTGAAAACTGGCAAGCACTCAAGGCCCAACTAGAAAAAGACTCCCGGGTAGTCGGCATAGCCCCTTTTGTGGAAGGGCAAGGAATGCTGACTTATCGCAGCCAAGTGCGAGGAACATTGGTACGGGGGATTCTGCCTCGACAAGAAGATCAAGTTGCCGATATCCGCAGCAAGATGGTGGTGGGCAGCCTAGATGTTTTACGCCCTGGAAGCTTTCAAATCGTGTTAGGCATGGATTTGGCCCGCGCCCTAGGAGTCTTTGTCGGCGACAAGATTACCCTAGTCACGCCCCATGCAACCACCACTCCCGCAGGAATCATTCCTCGCCTTAAGCGGCTTACGGTGGCGGGAATCTTCCAAGTTGGAATGTACGAATATGACAGCGCCCTTGCCGTTACGAATCTGGAAGACGCCGCCGTACTCTTCCGCATTCCGGGGAAAATCAGTGGGCTCCGCCTTAAACTCGATAATTTATTTAATGCTCCCTATGTCGCTCGCGAACTGCAGGAAGCTTTACCCGGCGACTACCGGACAGCGGACTGGACTTACCAACACGCCAATTTTTTTCGTGCTTTGAAAACAGAAAAGACGGTCATGTTTGTCATTTTGTTTCTTATTGTGGCCGTTGCCGCCTTTAACATTGTATCGACCTTAGTGATGGTGGTGACAGACAAGCAAGCAGACATCGCTATTCTACGCACTTTGGGAGCCACACCAGGGAGTATCATGGGAATCTTTATGGTTCAGGGCACCGCCATCGGCTTTATCGGTACTCTCTTGGGAATGGTAGGGGGGGTTGCCCTAGCCTTTAATGTAGAAACCGTAGTGCCCCAAATTGAAGCCTTGTTTGGCGTGCAATTCCTTCCAGCGGATGTCTACTACATTAGCGAGCTTCCCTCGGAATTGAACTGGAGCGATGTCATTACCATCTGTAGCACTGCTTTCCTACTCTGTATTCTAGTGACTCTCTATCCTGCTTGGCGAGCCGCTCGCACTCAGCCTGCCGAGGCCCTGCGTTATGAATAA